Proteins encoded within one genomic window of Lagenorhynchus albirostris chromosome 9, mLagAlb1.1, whole genome shotgun sequence:
- the OSBPL5 gene encoding oxysterol-binding protein-related protein 5 isoform X3 codes for MKEEAFLRRRFSLCPPSSTPQKVDPRKLSRNLLLGGENELDSLGPGKDMEPNSPSPPRDEGPPTPGSATKVPPQPESLLQAEYRLCNGSDRECVSPTAKVTKKEALKAQKESYRQEKKRATKQLLSALTDPSVVIMADSLKIRGTLKSWTKLWCVLKPGVLLIYKTPKVGQWVGTVLLHCCELIERPSKKDGFCFKLFHPLDQSVWAVKGPKGESVGSITQPLPSSYLIFRAASESDGRCWLDALELALRCSSLLRLSTCRQGRDGEPGSSPDASPSSLCGLPASAAVHDQDLFPLNGSSLENDAFSDKSERENAEDSDKETQDRRRKAESGGEPSEAPGRPARRGTTYVVQEHEDLGELGEASQVETVSDENKSLMWVLLKQLRPGMDLSRVVLPTFVLEPRSFLNKLSDYYYHADLLSRAALEEDAYSRIKLVLQWYLSGFYKKPKGIKKPYNPILGETFRCCWFHPQNHSHTFYIAEQVSHHPPVSAFHVSNRKDGFCISGSITAKSRFYGNSLSALLDGKATLTFLNRVEDYTLTMPYAHCKGILYGTMTMELGGRVTVECEKNNFQAELEFKLKPFFGGSTSINQISGKITSGEEVLARLTGHWDREVFIKEEGRGGAELFWNPSEEVRGQRLKRHTVPLEEQTELESERLWQHVTRAISEGDQHKATQEKFALEEAQRHQARERQQNLVPWTPQLFHLDPTTQEWRYRYEDHSPWDPLKDIAQFEQDGVLHTLQRETMAGQTTFLGSPGPRHQGSGPDRRLRKASDQPSGHSQATESSGSTPESCPELSDEEEDRDFAPGCKSPCPRCGKEAWRLQLLHEGILSIREAQQELHRHLSAVLSSTAQARQAPAPGLLHSPRSWFLLCMFLACQLLINYILK; via the exons caacCTGAGTCTCTCTTGCAGGCGGAATACAGGCTGTGCAATGGGTCCGACAGGGAATGTGTATCCCCAACAGCCAAGGTCACCAAGAAGGAAGCTCTCAAG GCACAGAAGGAGAGCTACCGCCAGGAGAAGAAGCGCGCCACCAAGCAGCTGCTCAGCGCCTTGACAGACCCCAGCGTAGTCATCATGGCCGACAGCCTGAAG ATCCGCGGGACCCTGAAGAGCTGGACCAAACTGTGGTGCGTGCTGAAGCCGGGGGTGCTGCTCATCTACAAGACGCCCAAGGTGGGCCAGTGGGTGGGCACGGTCCTGCTGCACTGCTGCGAACTCATTGAGAGGCCCTCTAAGAAGGACGGCTTCTGCTTCAAGCTCTTCCACCCGCTGGACCAGTCCGTCTGGGCCGTGAAG GGCCCCAAAGGTGAGAGCGTGGGCTCCATCACACAGCCCCTCCCCAGCAGCTACCTGATCTTCAGGGCCGCCTCCGAGTCGGACG GCCGCTGCTGGCTGGACGCCCTGGAGCTGGCACTGCGCTGCTCCAGCCTCCTGCGACTCAGCACATGCAGGCAGGGCCGCGACGGGGAGCCCGGGTCCTCGCCAGATGCATCACCCTCCTCGCTCTGCGGGCTGCCCGCCTCGGCCGCCGTCCACGACCAGGACCTGTTCCC ACTGAACGGGTCTTCCCTGGAGAACGACGCTTTCTCAGacaagtcagagagagagaacgCTGAGGACTCAGATAAGGAGACCCAGGACCGCAGGCGGAAGGCCGAGAGCGGGGGCGAGCCGTCGGAGGCCCCGGGGCGCCCCGCGCGCAGAGGGACCACGTACGTGGTACAGGAACACGAGGACCTGGGGGAG CTGGGCGAGGCATCGCAGGTAGAGACGGTGTCTGACGAGAACAAGAGTCTGATGTGGGTCCTGCTGAAGCAGCTGCGGCCGGGCATGGACCTGTCCCGCGTGGTGCTGCCCACCTTCGTCCTGGAGCCCCGCTCCTTCCTCAACAAGCTCTCCGACTACTACTACCACGCCGACCTGCTCTCCAG GGCCGCACTGGAGGAGGACGCCTACAGCCGGATCAAGCTTGTGCTGCAGTGGTACCTGTCCGGCTTCTACAAGAAGCCCAAG GGGATCAAGAAGCCCTACAACCCCATTCTGGGGGAGACCTTCCGCTGCTGCTGGTTCCACCCCCAGAACCACAGCCACACCTTCTACATAGCTGAGCAG GTGTCCCACCACCCCCCCGTGTCCGCCTTCCACGTCAGCAACCGAAAGGACGGCTTCTGCATCAGCGGCAGTATCACAGCCAAGTCCCGGTTCTACG GGAACTCACTGTCAGCTCTGCTGGATGGCAAGGCCACCCTCACCTTCCTGAACCGGGTGGAGGATTACACCCTTACCATGCCCTACGCCCACTGCAAAG GCATTCTCTACGGCACCATGACCATGGAGCTGGGCGGCAGAGTGACCGTCGAGTGTGAGAAGAACAACTTCCAGGCTGAGCTGGAATTCAAGCTCAAG CCCTTCTTCGGGGGCAGCACGAGCATCAACCAGATCTCCGGGAAGATCACATCGGGCGAGGAGGTCCTGGCGCGGCTCACGGGACACTGG gacagggaagTGTTCATcaaggaggagggcagaggaggcGCCGAGCTCTTCTGGAACCCGAGCGAGGAGGTCCGCGGGCAGCGGCTGAAGCGGCACACGGTGCCTTTGGAGGAGCAGACAGAGCTGGAGTCGGAGCG GCTCTGGCAGCACGTCACCAGGGCCATCAGCGAGGGTGACCAGCACAAAGCCACACAGGAGAAGTTTGCCCTGGAGGAGGCACAGCGGCATCAGGCCCGAGAGCGCCAGCAGAACCTGGTGCCCTGGACGCCGCAGCTGTTCCACCTGGACCCCACCACCCAGGAGTGGCGCTACCGATACGAGGA CCACAGCCCCTGGGACCCCCTGAAGGACATTGCCCAGTTTGAGCAAGACGGGGTCCTGCACACCCTGCAGCGGGAGACCATGGCCGGCCAGACCACCTTCCTGGGCAGCCCGGGGCCCAGGCACCAG GGGTCTGGCCCCGACCGGCGGCTCCGCAAGGCCAGCGACCAGCCGTCTGGCCACAGCCAGGCCACCGAGAGCAGCGGCTCCACGCCCGAGTCCTGCCCAGAGCTCTCTGACGAGGAGGAGGACCGTGACTTCGCTCCCG GCTGCAAGAGCCCGTGCCCTCGGTGTGGGAAGGAAGCGTGGCGGCTGCAGTTGCTGCACGAGGGGATCCTGTCCATCCGGGAGGCCCAGCAGGAGCTACATAG GCATCTCTCGGCCGTGCTGAGCTCCACGGCACAGGCCaggcaggcaccagccccaggccTCTTGCACAGTCCCCGCTCGTGGTTCCTGCTCTGCATGTTCCTGGCGTGTCAGCTGCTCATTAACTACATCCTCAAATAA
- the OSBPL5 gene encoding oxysterol-binding protein-related protein 5 isoform X2: MSSTLWVQGRTWSPTAHRRPEMKGPRPQALPRRCHRCSPSSQLLVPRGCWDEAEPSGALDSKQNRLCGCHCRRCPAGQGWLVSSASDASRAEYRLCNGSDRECVSPTAKVTKKEALKAQKESYRQEKKRATKQLLSALTDPSVVIMADSLKIRGTLKSWTKLWCVLKPGVLLIYKTPKVGQWVGTVLLHCCELIERPSKKDGFCFKLFHPLDQSVWAVKGPKGESVGSITQPLPSSYLIFRAASESDGRCWLDALELALRCSSLLRLSTCRQGRDGEPGSSPDASPSSLCGLPASAAVHDQDLFPLNGSSLENDAFSDKSERENAEDSDKETQDRRRKAESGGEPSEAPGRPARRGTTYVVQEHEDLGELGEASQVETVSDENKSLMWVLLKQLRPGMDLSRVVLPTFVLEPRSFLNKLSDYYYHADLLSRAALEEDAYSRIKLVLQWYLSGFYKKPKGIKKPYNPILGETFRCCWFHPQNHSHTFYIAEQVSHHPPVSAFHVSNRKDGFCISGSITAKSRFYGNSLSALLDGKATLTFLNRVEDYTLTMPYAHCKGILYGTMTMELGGRVTVECEKNNFQAELEFKLKPFFGGSTSINQISGKITSGEEVLARLTGHWDREVFIKEEGRGGAELFWNPSEEVRGQRLKRHTVPLEEQTELESERLWQHVTRAISEGDQHKATQEKFALEEAQRHQARERQQNLVPWTPQLFHLDPTTQEWRYRYEDHSPWDPLKDIAQFEQDGVLHTLQRETMAGQTTFLGSPGPRHQGSGPDRRLRKASDQPSGHSQATESSGSTPESCPELSDEEEDRDFAPGCKSPCPRCGKEAWRLQLLHEGILSIREAQQELHRHLSAVLSSTAQARQAPAPGLLHSPRSWFLLCMFLACQLLINYILK; this comes from the exons aTGCTCACCGAGCTCCCAGCTGCTGGTGCCAAGGGGATGCTGGGATGAAGCCGAGCCCAGTGGAGCTCTCGACAGTAAGCAGAACCGTCTGTGTGGCTGTCACTGCAGGAGATGCCCAGCCGGCCAGGGGTGGCTGGTGTCATCAGCGTCTGATGCCAGCAGG GCGGAATACAGGCTGTGCAATGGGTCCGACAGGGAATGTGTATCCCCAACAGCCAAGGTCACCAAGAAGGAAGCTCTCAAG GCACAGAAGGAGAGCTACCGCCAGGAGAAGAAGCGCGCCACCAAGCAGCTGCTCAGCGCCTTGACAGACCCCAGCGTAGTCATCATGGCCGACAGCCTGAAG ATCCGCGGGACCCTGAAGAGCTGGACCAAACTGTGGTGCGTGCTGAAGCCGGGGGTGCTGCTCATCTACAAGACGCCCAAGGTGGGCCAGTGGGTGGGCACGGTCCTGCTGCACTGCTGCGAACTCATTGAGAGGCCCTCTAAGAAGGACGGCTTCTGCTTCAAGCTCTTCCACCCGCTGGACCAGTCCGTCTGGGCCGTGAAG GGCCCCAAAGGTGAGAGCGTGGGCTCCATCACACAGCCCCTCCCCAGCAGCTACCTGATCTTCAGGGCCGCCTCCGAGTCGGACG GCCGCTGCTGGCTGGACGCCCTGGAGCTGGCACTGCGCTGCTCCAGCCTCCTGCGACTCAGCACATGCAGGCAGGGCCGCGACGGGGAGCCCGGGTCCTCGCCAGATGCATCACCCTCCTCGCTCTGCGGGCTGCCCGCCTCGGCCGCCGTCCACGACCAGGACCTGTTCCC ACTGAACGGGTCTTCCCTGGAGAACGACGCTTTCTCAGacaagtcagagagagagaacgCTGAGGACTCAGATAAGGAGACCCAGGACCGCAGGCGGAAGGCCGAGAGCGGGGGCGAGCCGTCGGAGGCCCCGGGGCGCCCCGCGCGCAGAGGGACCACGTACGTGGTACAGGAACACGAGGACCTGGGGGAG CTGGGCGAGGCATCGCAGGTAGAGACGGTGTCTGACGAGAACAAGAGTCTGATGTGGGTCCTGCTGAAGCAGCTGCGGCCGGGCATGGACCTGTCCCGCGTGGTGCTGCCCACCTTCGTCCTGGAGCCCCGCTCCTTCCTCAACAAGCTCTCCGACTACTACTACCACGCCGACCTGCTCTCCAG GGCCGCACTGGAGGAGGACGCCTACAGCCGGATCAAGCTTGTGCTGCAGTGGTACCTGTCCGGCTTCTACAAGAAGCCCAAG GGGATCAAGAAGCCCTACAACCCCATTCTGGGGGAGACCTTCCGCTGCTGCTGGTTCCACCCCCAGAACCACAGCCACACCTTCTACATAGCTGAGCAG GTGTCCCACCACCCCCCCGTGTCCGCCTTCCACGTCAGCAACCGAAAGGACGGCTTCTGCATCAGCGGCAGTATCACAGCCAAGTCCCGGTTCTACG GGAACTCACTGTCAGCTCTGCTGGATGGCAAGGCCACCCTCACCTTCCTGAACCGGGTGGAGGATTACACCCTTACCATGCCCTACGCCCACTGCAAAG GCATTCTCTACGGCACCATGACCATGGAGCTGGGCGGCAGAGTGACCGTCGAGTGTGAGAAGAACAACTTCCAGGCTGAGCTGGAATTCAAGCTCAAG CCCTTCTTCGGGGGCAGCACGAGCATCAACCAGATCTCCGGGAAGATCACATCGGGCGAGGAGGTCCTGGCGCGGCTCACGGGACACTGG gacagggaagTGTTCATcaaggaggagggcagaggaggcGCCGAGCTCTTCTGGAACCCGAGCGAGGAGGTCCGCGGGCAGCGGCTGAAGCGGCACACGGTGCCTTTGGAGGAGCAGACAGAGCTGGAGTCGGAGCG GCTCTGGCAGCACGTCACCAGGGCCATCAGCGAGGGTGACCAGCACAAAGCCACACAGGAGAAGTTTGCCCTGGAGGAGGCACAGCGGCATCAGGCCCGAGAGCGCCAGCAGAACCTGGTGCCCTGGACGCCGCAGCTGTTCCACCTGGACCCCACCACCCAGGAGTGGCGCTACCGATACGAGGA CCACAGCCCCTGGGACCCCCTGAAGGACATTGCCCAGTTTGAGCAAGACGGGGTCCTGCACACCCTGCAGCGGGAGACCATGGCCGGCCAGACCACCTTCCTGGGCAGCCCGGGGCCCAGGCACCAG GGGTCTGGCCCCGACCGGCGGCTCCGCAAGGCCAGCGACCAGCCGTCTGGCCACAGCCAGGCCACCGAGAGCAGCGGCTCCACGCCCGAGTCCTGCCCAGAGCTCTCTGACGAGGAGGAGGACCGTGACTTCGCTCCCG GCTGCAAGAGCCCGTGCCCTCGGTGTGGGAAGGAAGCGTGGCGGCTGCAGTTGCTGCACGAGGGGATCCTGTCCATCCGGGAGGCCCAGCAGGAGCTACATAG GCATCTCTCGGCCGTGCTGAGCTCCACGGCACAGGCCaggcaggcaccagccccaggccTCTTGCACAGTCCCCGCTCGTGGTTCCTGCTCTGCATGTTCCTGGCGTGTCAGCTGCTCATTAACTACATCCTCAAATAA
- the OSBPL5 gene encoding oxysterol-binding protein-related protein 5 isoform X4, with amino-acid sequence MKEEAFLRRRFSLCPPSSTPQKVDPRKLSRNLLLGGENELDSLGPGKDMEPNSPSPPRDEGPPTPGSATKVPPAEYRLCNGSDRECVSPTAKVTKKEALKAQKESYRQEKKRATKQLLSALTDPSVVIMADSLKIRGTLKSWTKLWCVLKPGVLLIYKTPKVGQWVGTVLLHCCELIERPSKKDGFCFKLFHPLDQSVWAVKGPKGESVGSITQPLPSSYLIFRAASESDGRCWLDALELALRCSSLLRLSTCRQGRDGEPGSSPDASPSSLCGLPASAAVHDQDLFPLNGSSLENDAFSDKSERENAEDSDKETQDRRRKAESGGEPSEAPGRPARRGTTYVVQEHEDLGELGEASQVETVSDENKSLMWVLLKQLRPGMDLSRVVLPTFVLEPRSFLNKLSDYYYHADLLSRAALEEDAYSRIKLVLQWYLSGFYKKPKGIKKPYNPILGETFRCCWFHPQNHSHTFYIAEQVSHHPPVSAFHVSNRKDGFCISGSITAKSRFYGNSLSALLDGKATLTFLNRVEDYTLTMPYAHCKGILYGTMTMELGGRVTVECEKNNFQAELEFKLKPFFGGSTSINQISGKITSGEEVLARLTGHWDREVFIKEEGRGGAELFWNPSEEVRGQRLKRHTVPLEEQTELESERLWQHVTRAISEGDQHKATQEKFALEEAQRHQARERQQNLVPWTPQLFHLDPTTQEWRYRYEDHSPWDPLKDIAQFEQDGVLHTLQRETMAGQTTFLGSPGPRHQGSGPDRRLRKASDQPSGHSQATESSGSTPESCPELSDEEEDRDFAPGCKSPCPRCGKEAWRLQLLHEGILSIREAQQELHRHLSAVLSSTAQARQAPAPGLLHSPRSWFLLCMFLACQLLINYILK; translated from the exons GCGGAATACAGGCTGTGCAATGGGTCCGACAGGGAATGTGTATCCCCAACAGCCAAGGTCACCAAGAAGGAAGCTCTCAAG GCACAGAAGGAGAGCTACCGCCAGGAGAAGAAGCGCGCCACCAAGCAGCTGCTCAGCGCCTTGACAGACCCCAGCGTAGTCATCATGGCCGACAGCCTGAAG ATCCGCGGGACCCTGAAGAGCTGGACCAAACTGTGGTGCGTGCTGAAGCCGGGGGTGCTGCTCATCTACAAGACGCCCAAGGTGGGCCAGTGGGTGGGCACGGTCCTGCTGCACTGCTGCGAACTCATTGAGAGGCCCTCTAAGAAGGACGGCTTCTGCTTCAAGCTCTTCCACCCGCTGGACCAGTCCGTCTGGGCCGTGAAG GGCCCCAAAGGTGAGAGCGTGGGCTCCATCACACAGCCCCTCCCCAGCAGCTACCTGATCTTCAGGGCCGCCTCCGAGTCGGACG GCCGCTGCTGGCTGGACGCCCTGGAGCTGGCACTGCGCTGCTCCAGCCTCCTGCGACTCAGCACATGCAGGCAGGGCCGCGACGGGGAGCCCGGGTCCTCGCCAGATGCATCACCCTCCTCGCTCTGCGGGCTGCCCGCCTCGGCCGCCGTCCACGACCAGGACCTGTTCCC ACTGAACGGGTCTTCCCTGGAGAACGACGCTTTCTCAGacaagtcagagagagagaacgCTGAGGACTCAGATAAGGAGACCCAGGACCGCAGGCGGAAGGCCGAGAGCGGGGGCGAGCCGTCGGAGGCCCCGGGGCGCCCCGCGCGCAGAGGGACCACGTACGTGGTACAGGAACACGAGGACCTGGGGGAG CTGGGCGAGGCATCGCAGGTAGAGACGGTGTCTGACGAGAACAAGAGTCTGATGTGGGTCCTGCTGAAGCAGCTGCGGCCGGGCATGGACCTGTCCCGCGTGGTGCTGCCCACCTTCGTCCTGGAGCCCCGCTCCTTCCTCAACAAGCTCTCCGACTACTACTACCACGCCGACCTGCTCTCCAG GGCCGCACTGGAGGAGGACGCCTACAGCCGGATCAAGCTTGTGCTGCAGTGGTACCTGTCCGGCTTCTACAAGAAGCCCAAG GGGATCAAGAAGCCCTACAACCCCATTCTGGGGGAGACCTTCCGCTGCTGCTGGTTCCACCCCCAGAACCACAGCCACACCTTCTACATAGCTGAGCAG GTGTCCCACCACCCCCCCGTGTCCGCCTTCCACGTCAGCAACCGAAAGGACGGCTTCTGCATCAGCGGCAGTATCACAGCCAAGTCCCGGTTCTACG GGAACTCACTGTCAGCTCTGCTGGATGGCAAGGCCACCCTCACCTTCCTGAACCGGGTGGAGGATTACACCCTTACCATGCCCTACGCCCACTGCAAAG GCATTCTCTACGGCACCATGACCATGGAGCTGGGCGGCAGAGTGACCGTCGAGTGTGAGAAGAACAACTTCCAGGCTGAGCTGGAATTCAAGCTCAAG CCCTTCTTCGGGGGCAGCACGAGCATCAACCAGATCTCCGGGAAGATCACATCGGGCGAGGAGGTCCTGGCGCGGCTCACGGGACACTGG gacagggaagTGTTCATcaaggaggagggcagaggaggcGCCGAGCTCTTCTGGAACCCGAGCGAGGAGGTCCGCGGGCAGCGGCTGAAGCGGCACACGGTGCCTTTGGAGGAGCAGACAGAGCTGGAGTCGGAGCG GCTCTGGCAGCACGTCACCAGGGCCATCAGCGAGGGTGACCAGCACAAAGCCACACAGGAGAAGTTTGCCCTGGAGGAGGCACAGCGGCATCAGGCCCGAGAGCGCCAGCAGAACCTGGTGCCCTGGACGCCGCAGCTGTTCCACCTGGACCCCACCACCCAGGAGTGGCGCTACCGATACGAGGA CCACAGCCCCTGGGACCCCCTGAAGGACATTGCCCAGTTTGAGCAAGACGGGGTCCTGCACACCCTGCAGCGGGAGACCATGGCCGGCCAGACCACCTTCCTGGGCAGCCCGGGGCCCAGGCACCAG GGGTCTGGCCCCGACCGGCGGCTCCGCAAGGCCAGCGACCAGCCGTCTGGCCACAGCCAGGCCACCGAGAGCAGCGGCTCCACGCCCGAGTCCTGCCCAGAGCTCTCTGACGAGGAGGAGGACCGTGACTTCGCTCCCG GCTGCAAGAGCCCGTGCCCTCGGTGTGGGAAGGAAGCGTGGCGGCTGCAGTTGCTGCACGAGGGGATCCTGTCCATCCGGGAGGCCCAGCAGGAGCTACATAG GCATCTCTCGGCCGTGCTGAGCTCCACGGCACAGGCCaggcaggcaccagccccaggccTCTTGCACAGTCCCCGCTCGTGGTTCCTGCTCTGCATGTTCCTGGCGTGTCAGCTGCTCATTAACTACATCCTCAAATAA
- the OSBPL5 gene encoding oxysterol-binding protein-related protein 5 isoform X1 — translation MALGWRSRGTVCRDPARWGLGGPGAEGCRAQTPHPVHPPAPLSPIAPLSSSVAPNKLLSAASGGKLGGRGLAEGSFTHSFIHPFIQDAHRAPSCWCQGDAGMKPSPVELSTAEYRLCNGSDRECVSPTAKVTKKEALKAQKESYRQEKKRATKQLLSALTDPSVVIMADSLKIRGTLKSWTKLWCVLKPGVLLIYKTPKVGQWVGTVLLHCCELIERPSKKDGFCFKLFHPLDQSVWAVKGPKGESVGSITQPLPSSYLIFRAASESDGRCWLDALELALRCSSLLRLSTCRQGRDGEPGSSPDASPSSLCGLPASAAVHDQDLFPLNGSSLENDAFSDKSERENAEDSDKETQDRRRKAESGGEPSEAPGRPARRGTTYVVQEHEDLGELGEASQVETVSDENKSLMWVLLKQLRPGMDLSRVVLPTFVLEPRSFLNKLSDYYYHADLLSRAALEEDAYSRIKLVLQWYLSGFYKKPKGIKKPYNPILGETFRCCWFHPQNHSHTFYIAEQVSHHPPVSAFHVSNRKDGFCISGSITAKSRFYGNSLSALLDGKATLTFLNRVEDYTLTMPYAHCKGILYGTMTMELGGRVTVECEKNNFQAELEFKLKPFFGGSTSINQISGKITSGEEVLARLTGHWDREVFIKEEGRGGAELFWNPSEEVRGQRLKRHTVPLEEQTELESERLWQHVTRAISEGDQHKATQEKFALEEAQRHQARERQQNLVPWTPQLFHLDPTTQEWRYRYEDHSPWDPLKDIAQFEQDGVLHTLQRETMAGQTTFLGSPGPRHQGSGPDRRLRKASDQPSGHSQATESSGSTPESCPELSDEEEDRDFAPGCKSPCPRCGKEAWRLQLLHEGILSIREAQQELHRHLSAVLSSTAQARQAPAPGLLHSPRSWFLLCMFLACQLLINYILK, via the exons ATGGCTCTAGGATGGAGGAGTAGGGGCACTGTCTGCAGGGACCCGGCCCGGTGGGGCTTGGGGGGCCCAGGAGCAGAGGGTTGCAGGGCACAGACGCCCCATCCcgtccaccccccagccccactgtCCCCAATCgcacctctctcttcctctgttgcCCCCAACAAGCTCCTTTCAGCCGCATCTGGTGGAAAGCTGGGCGGCAGGGGATTGGCAGAgggttcattcactcattcattcattcatccattcatccaagaTGCTCACCGAGCTCCCAGCTGCTGGTGCCAAGGGGATGCTGGGATGAAGCCGAGCCCAGTGGAGCTCTCGACA GCGGAATACAGGCTGTGCAATGGGTCCGACAGGGAATGTGTATCCCCAACAGCCAAGGTCACCAAGAAGGAAGCTCTCAAG GCACAGAAGGAGAGCTACCGCCAGGAGAAGAAGCGCGCCACCAAGCAGCTGCTCAGCGCCTTGACAGACCCCAGCGTAGTCATCATGGCCGACAGCCTGAAG ATCCGCGGGACCCTGAAGAGCTGGACCAAACTGTGGTGCGTGCTGAAGCCGGGGGTGCTGCTCATCTACAAGACGCCCAAGGTGGGCCAGTGGGTGGGCACGGTCCTGCTGCACTGCTGCGAACTCATTGAGAGGCCCTCTAAGAAGGACGGCTTCTGCTTCAAGCTCTTCCACCCGCTGGACCAGTCCGTCTGGGCCGTGAAG GGCCCCAAAGGTGAGAGCGTGGGCTCCATCACACAGCCCCTCCCCAGCAGCTACCTGATCTTCAGGGCCGCCTCCGAGTCGGACG GCCGCTGCTGGCTGGACGCCCTGGAGCTGGCACTGCGCTGCTCCAGCCTCCTGCGACTCAGCACATGCAGGCAGGGCCGCGACGGGGAGCCCGGGTCCTCGCCAGATGCATCACCCTCCTCGCTCTGCGGGCTGCCCGCCTCGGCCGCCGTCCACGACCAGGACCTGTTCCC ACTGAACGGGTCTTCCCTGGAGAACGACGCTTTCTCAGacaagtcagagagagagaacgCTGAGGACTCAGATAAGGAGACCCAGGACCGCAGGCGGAAGGCCGAGAGCGGGGGCGAGCCGTCGGAGGCCCCGGGGCGCCCCGCGCGCAGAGGGACCACGTACGTGGTACAGGAACACGAGGACCTGGGGGAG CTGGGCGAGGCATCGCAGGTAGAGACGGTGTCTGACGAGAACAAGAGTCTGATGTGGGTCCTGCTGAAGCAGCTGCGGCCGGGCATGGACCTGTCCCGCGTGGTGCTGCCCACCTTCGTCCTGGAGCCCCGCTCCTTCCTCAACAAGCTCTCCGACTACTACTACCACGCCGACCTGCTCTCCAG GGCCGCACTGGAGGAGGACGCCTACAGCCGGATCAAGCTTGTGCTGCAGTGGTACCTGTCCGGCTTCTACAAGAAGCCCAAG GGGATCAAGAAGCCCTACAACCCCATTCTGGGGGAGACCTTCCGCTGCTGCTGGTTCCACCCCCAGAACCACAGCCACACCTTCTACATAGCTGAGCAG GTGTCCCACCACCCCCCCGTGTCCGCCTTCCACGTCAGCAACCGAAAGGACGGCTTCTGCATCAGCGGCAGTATCACAGCCAAGTCCCGGTTCTACG GGAACTCACTGTCAGCTCTGCTGGATGGCAAGGCCACCCTCACCTTCCTGAACCGGGTGGAGGATTACACCCTTACCATGCCCTACGCCCACTGCAAAG GCATTCTCTACGGCACCATGACCATGGAGCTGGGCGGCAGAGTGACCGTCGAGTGTGAGAAGAACAACTTCCAGGCTGAGCTGGAATTCAAGCTCAAG CCCTTCTTCGGGGGCAGCACGAGCATCAACCAGATCTCCGGGAAGATCACATCGGGCGAGGAGGTCCTGGCGCGGCTCACGGGACACTGG gacagggaagTGTTCATcaaggaggagggcagaggaggcGCCGAGCTCTTCTGGAACCCGAGCGAGGAGGTCCGCGGGCAGCGGCTGAAGCGGCACACGGTGCCTTTGGAGGAGCAGACAGAGCTGGAGTCGGAGCG GCTCTGGCAGCACGTCACCAGGGCCATCAGCGAGGGTGACCAGCACAAAGCCACACAGGAGAAGTTTGCCCTGGAGGAGGCACAGCGGCATCAGGCCCGAGAGCGCCAGCAGAACCTGGTGCCCTGGACGCCGCAGCTGTTCCACCTGGACCCCACCACCCAGGAGTGGCGCTACCGATACGAGGA CCACAGCCCCTGGGACCCCCTGAAGGACATTGCCCAGTTTGAGCAAGACGGGGTCCTGCACACCCTGCAGCGGGAGACCATGGCCGGCCAGACCACCTTCCTGGGCAGCCCGGGGCCCAGGCACCAG GGGTCTGGCCCCGACCGGCGGCTCCGCAAGGCCAGCGACCAGCCGTCTGGCCACAGCCAGGCCACCGAGAGCAGCGGCTCCACGCCCGAGTCCTGCCCAGAGCTCTCTGACGAGGAGGAGGACCGTGACTTCGCTCCCG GCTGCAAGAGCCCGTGCCCTCGGTGTGGGAAGGAAGCGTGGCGGCTGCAGTTGCTGCACGAGGGGATCCTGTCCATCCGGGAGGCCCAGCAGGAGCTACATAG GCATCTCTCGGCCGTGCTGAGCTCCACGGCACAGGCCaggcaggcaccagccccaggccTCTTGCACAGTCCCCGCTCGTGGTTCCTGCTCTGCATGTTCCTGGCGTGTCAGCTGCTCATTAACTACATCCTCAAATAA